The Gopherus flavomarginatus isolate rGopFla2 chromosome 20, rGopFla2.mat.asm, whole genome shotgun sequence region TTTTGGAAGGAGGGTGATGGCTAATGgaggcctggctgcctgggaggtgCCAGGATGTCAATTGTAGACTTTTAAAGCCAGAACTATATTAATAATAATCCCTAGCTTTTCTATGGCCCTGTACATCAGccaatctcaaaatgctttacaaaagagaTCAGGagcatgatccccattttacagatggggaaactgaggcatagagtggGGGCGCGACTGGCCCAAGATCACCCAATAGGCCCGTGACAGAGGCAGGAGTaggacccagatctcctgagtcccagtgcagtccactagaccacactgcctccctgacctcctgtataacccagGCCTGAAAACGTCATCAGGTGCTTCCTGCAGCAACCCCATAGCTTCTGGTCAAGCTAGAGTATCTCTGTCTCAGCTATCCAgtcctgatttaaagacttcaagtgatgcaGACTTCACCCCGTCCCCACTGGCTAATTTGGCCCTAGCGCTGCAGAGGTTAAAAGAAAGAATGTATATGCAAGCAAACAAAACATGGGTGGATTCACATTTTCAGAAACCACTAGGGGAGTTCTGAGACAACTGCAGGGACAATAAACAGTTCACCCTGTTCCCCAGGGTAGGGAGGAGTCTAGCAGGACGGACTAGGCCCAGCATGATGGTTGCAAAAGACTTTAAGTAATGCCCACTCCAGCCCGGGGTTAAGTAAAAGAAAGTGACCCGATACCAATCAATCCTGATCCACCCACTGATGAAACTTGTTCTTCTACTTGCCCGGGGAAGCTGTTTACTGATTCCGCATGTCCCCTGTGCCCTCCATCCACTGTTTGCCTTGTAGTGTTTCACAACCAAAAGGAGAATAGCCCCAGCTGTTAGCCTCAGAGACAGCCGCACCCCGTCAAAATCAATACACAATCCGGAAGCTCATACATCAGTCTGGCCTAAGAGCCCTTGGTGCTGCACATGTTCCTGTTGACAAGGACGAGTCAAACCCAGTCCCACCCCGGAAAATGGGTGAAAACACTGGCTGCTTATTCCAGTCTAGAGAGACAAAGGGTACGTCTAtaggatcggcgggtagtgttcgatgtattggggatcgatttatcgtgtcttctCTGGATGCGCTAAATCGATCTGCTAATCGACGCCCGTACTGCACCTCGGCAGAAGGTGTAAGTGCAGTCGACGGGGGCGCCGCAGCAGTGGACTCGCCgctgtgaggacggccaggtaagtcaaactaagatactttgacttcagctatgctatttgcgtagctgaagttgcgtatcttacttCGAAACACCCcctgccagtgtagaccagcccaaagtgCATGAggcaatatcttgtattggaccagcttctgctggtgagagacaccagcttctcagctgcacagagttcttcaggtctgaggaccccagtgtcacagctaaatacaaggtggaacagaagtAGTTAatgcatatttcaagggaccgttCAAGGAGACATGGCCTGTTAACTTTGCTAGACAATAAAAATCATGGGCTGAAGAGAGACGCTGGATTTATGGATCACGCGAACAAGCTGAAACCCACTAAtaactccttcccctccattcCTTTCCTCCCTAGGACTGGAGGGGTGTGAACAGGCCCCTTCACCtcgaatggtcccttgaaatatgttaagtaaataatctgttccaccctgaatttagctgtgacactcggaGTTAGGCCAGTTCTACACAACCAACTTGTGCTGGGATAACTACCTcggctcagggtgtgaaaaatccacactccctgAGCAAcaattatactgacctaactgCCCCCTGTCCATGCAGACATCACCATGTCcccaggagagcttctcctgctacCATAGATTCTGCCACTCACAGAGGTGGGGTTTTCATGCCGactgagagctctctcccacccgCATAGAACGTCTTCACCTGCGCAGCACGTACAGACATCCCCCTAGTCTGTTAGCCTGGCTCCGACTGAGCTAAGAGCCTGATCTCACTGCCTTTATCAGTGCAGTTAATGAGGCTTATCAGTCAAGTCCTCTTTTATGAGCAAGGATCTTTCGTCTCCTTGAAATTCTCAGGCTCCTTAGTGGGGACTGTTGCTCCATGATCTAATTATCCAAGAGCACCTGCTTTAGAGTGGTCAGAAGAAAGGACGATTGAAATATAAATAGCTAGTTGAGGTCTGGATCAAGTTAAAGGGAGGACTGAATTAACCCTTTGAAGCCAGCTGATCAGGTTAGCTGGTGGAATTAAATTGCTTGATTGATTCCAGTAGGAGGCGCTGTTGGGCCCATGTTTTTCATGCATGGACAGGTCTGTATTTGGCCACTAACTTCAGCACTTAAGGCTTGGGATTCAGAGCCTGCGCCAGGTGGGGCTGGAGTTGAGGGTTGCTCAGCGCTTCTGCAAACCAGCCCATTGGGCATCGGGGCACTCACGCTGAAATATGGGTGCCCCGGATGAGCCCCCCATCCGGGCTCTGTTCATCACCATCAAATCCATCTCCCTGCTGCCAAGCATCCGAGTCCCTTGTCCCATCCTTTACCCCCAGTATCTCGGCTTGGGCGCTGAGGCCCGACTCTGCTTCTCCGACGGCGTGTCCTGCTTGCCGTTGGCGGCAGTGGCGAACATGTTCTCGGGCTCCAGGATGAACATGCTGTAGAGGTTCCACAAGAGCATGGTCAGCAGGGGCAGGAAGGTCAGGCCGAAGCCAAAGCCGCGGAAAGAGCGACCCATGGCGTAAGCCAGCCAGTACAGCAgcctggggaagagaagaggcagCGGGTGGGAGTGTCAGGAGACAAGGTCCGGGTGCCCAAAAAGCACTCTGCCTGAGGGCAGGGCTGGTGGACCTTGGAGGATTTGGGACCACGTTGCTGGTTTAATGCTCCGAGTCCTGTCTTTGTGCCACTCATGGGAAGCCATCCCGCAGCTGCCCAGAGTCAAACCTGGCAGGATGGATGGCCTCCAGGGAAAGccagggtgctgcagggagtATGGTGGCCCATTCGCTAAGAGGTGCTCTTCCCTTCGTGTCAGTATGGACGCCAGCGTGGCGCTAGGGGAAACCAGTGCCTCCGTGAGGGAAACTCTCCTTGGGATCAGTGCTTAATTTTAACAAAAGAGGTGCCGGGACTTAAGCATCTAGgccagggggtcacaaggttattacatggggggtcacgagctgttagcctccaccccaaaccccactttgcctccagcatttataatggtattaaatatattttaaagtgtttttaatgtataaggggagctgcactcagaggcttgctattgaaaggagtcaccagcacaaaactttgagaacccctgatttagggGCTGGGCTCAAGCaaattttttacattcataacggatgcagcaagcccagaggtgccagggctgtgaactgccaggcccaaaggggccggggctctgaactgccacgcccagaggtgccagggttgtgaactgccaagcccagaggggctggggatcAGCCCTAGCAAGCCCTGGCCCAAATTAAGCCCTGGTACTGATCCCACTGCTGCAGTGTGCTTCTAAGGAATTGGGTGGGTGACGGAATCGGTGACACTCTTCCCTCTGACTTCGGGTGACTCCAGCACCCCAGCGTGAAGCTAAGGGGCGCAGTGCTGACCCCTATTCCCTAGCGTGGGGCTATCCTGCAGTGAGCAGAGGGAGTGACCCAGTAGGGGGGCGCGCTCCCCTCTGAGTCAGCATGGACTCCAATCCCccagcactagggggcactgtgctgttgGACGCGCCATCTTTGGATGAGACTTAAAACCATTATGCTGGATTTCCAGTGGTCTTTAAAGACCCCTGGTGCTTTCCAAATGAGGGGGGGAGGAGCAGTATTAATCTCCGAGTCCTGGCTAAATATTGACGGGACCCAAGCTGTCCTGTCCCCTGGATGAAGGAGCGAACCCCAGGCATGCCAATATGTTCCCCCAGCATGACATTAAAGGATCAAAGAACCCACCTCCCCGTCGTGATCCTAGCTCTGCTCTGGGCTTAGACTCATTGCTCTCAGCTCGTGGTCCATTTAAACGTAGCCTGGGGAGGGGTCTTACGCCATGCGGGAGGGGAGCGAGCTTACCGTGAGATGGCGAACAGCCCTGTGAGCAATGGGATGAGTTTCAGGGCTTCCTGAGGGAGGTAGGTGGCCAGCACAGCAATGTTGAAGAAGTAGAGGATGAAGAGGTAGACGGATTGGGAAACGTAGCTGCGGTGGATCTCCACCTCCCTGCGCAGCTCCCCGAAGGGCTGCACCGACGAGAAGCAGAGGCGGGAGACCCCGTACACGATCAGACCTGGGGGGATTGgagagagagaactgagtgggggaCAGGGCTCTCTGGATGGATGCAAGGAGCGATGGGTGGAGACCAGGACTGACGGCAAAGCTACCGCTGGGGAGTGCTAGGCTTTGTGAACGCTCTAGGTGTGACAGTGACACAGCCATGCCGCTGTAGCTCCATAATGTAGATGCCGATGGAATGAAGTTTCTCCATCAtggtagttaatccacctctctgagaggcaggaGCTCAGTTGACGGAAGAATTCCTCTGTCGACCGAGCAGCATCTACCCTGGTGGCTAGGTCGGTGTAACTACACTGCACAGGGGTGTGAAAGAATCACACGTAGGTGATGTAGCTagacctaaattttaagtgtagacctgtccttaGTGTAGGGCTAGCAAAGGGTGCCCTGCCATCTTGGATGTATTTCTTTTCACAACCGTACCacgtgaggcagggcagtgctgttatcccccttgtgtaggtgggaaactgaggcacagcaagagTCAGTGACTTGCCCGAGTCACAcagggcagggaattgaactTAGAGTACCAGATAGCAAGCTAACCACTGGATCTTAAGaagataagaacggccacactgggtcagaccaaaggtccatctagcccaatatcctgtcttccgacagtggccaatgccaggtgcttcagagggaatgaacggaacagggaatcatcaagtgatccatcccatcctccttcctccctctcacACTCAGCCTGATGACCTGCTCAGAAGGAGTGCATGGCCCAGTCAGTTCTTGGCCTCTCAGCTGAGcctcccagccagggggctggttaGTGATGGTCACATTGGTAGTTTGGGGGATGTGGTCACTCGACACTGGGCTGAGACCCACCCAACTTGTTTCATGTCAGCCCCCAAGCAGCCATCGGATGGGAATGGCTGTCGGTCACTCCTGGGTAGGCCATGAGCCAACTCTCCAGGGGTGCTGAGCGCCCTACAGCTCCCTGCTGACTCCAGTGGGAATGGCGAGCGGTCAGCTCTTCTGAAGAGTCAGTCCCCATCCCTGGAGCCAGCCGGTCTGCCTCTCAGAGCCAGAACACTCCTCCGAGGAAAGAGGACCAAATCGCCCGGCTCCGCTCACCTAGGATGATGGGGAAGGTGCCGAACACTCCGCAGCGAAGGGTGTAAACCAGCCGAGCGCTCATGGTTGGCATCAGGGGGGCATCAAAGGGCAGGAAGACGTAGGCCCCGTACACAAAGCAGGGGAAGATGATCATGGCCCCGATCATGGAGGCCACAGCCTTGAGGTTGGCAGAGCTGCAGTCCTGGCATTGGAGGCACTGCAGCCTCTTGGAAAGTGGTTTGGTTTGGCCATCGTTGTAGTCAGCTGGCTCGTCGTAGTGCGTGGGGTAGCTCAGGAGGCCGTGGGTCCGGAAGGCCAGCTTCTCGGGGTTGCCGTTCTCCTTCTCACAGCACACGAtggcctcctcctccagctgctgctgcttcttcttccAGTCCTTGCCCCCTACCGAGCCTCGGCACCCGGGGGCCTTCTCGATACAGTGGGGATTGATGGGGATGAAAACATGCGCGGCCACCTCAGGCATCCTgttgccttcctcctcctcccgcaGAAGGGAAGAGCCGGGGAAAACCTCCTCCTCTCCAGTAGGCCCCAGCTCGGGGCCCATGCGGCTCCCCTCGGGGCTTGGCCTCTTCTCTGTCTCAGATGCCTTGCGGGATGGGATGGTGGGCTCCGTGCTCACCTCACTCATGGAAGAGTGCCAGGACTGGTCCCAGGACAGAGTAGCATCAGGGTCTCCTGGCTTCTTGTCTTGGACACTGCCGCAGGTCACCTTCTGCACTGGAGGCTCCAAAGCCTCCTTTCTCAGCTCCACCAGTGCCACATTCTCTGTGTGAGCCCTGGagtcagcagctgccatcttggccCTTCGGGGTACTTCCAGCTGACAGACCCTGAGGGAGGCTGGCTTTGTGGTGGTACAGGGCAATAGAATTTATCGCCTATTTCAGGGTGCA contains the following coding sequences:
- the TMEM79 gene encoding transmembrane protein 79, with translation MAAADSRAHTENVALVELRKEALEPPVQKVTCGSVQDKKPGDPDATLSWDQSWHSSMSEVSTEPTIPSRKASETEKRPSPEGSRMGPELGPTGEEEVFPGSSLLREEEEGNRMPEVAAHVFIPINPHCIEKAPGCRGSVGGKDWKKKQQQLEEEAIVCCEKENGNPEKLAFRTHGLLSYPTHYDEPADYNDGQTKPLSKRLQCLQCQDCSSANLKAVASMIGAMIIFPCFVYGAYVFLPFDAPLMPTMSARLVYTLRCGVFGTFPIILGLIVYGVSRLCFSSVQPFGELRREVEIHRSYVSQSVYLFILYFFNIAVLATYLPQEALKLIPLLTGLFAISRLLYWLAYAMGRSFRGFGFGLTFLPLLTMLLWNLYSMFILEPENMFATAANGKQDTPSEKQSRASAPKPRYWG